Proteins encoded in a region of the Mucilaginibacter sabulilitoris genome:
- a CDS encoding serine hydrolase domain-containing protein produces MIKNKWGCVPLVLLGFTIFNTACAQIPPVTAPPTGQAYVNEQRLVEHSTVLFNNSKYLVPLKDLDQLKIASVHFSNQYAAPFDSLLNKYSKVDAFDGNAYTGAKTLVDLSSDLKWYNTIILQLTDADLNNPQIMDFITSNQKLKNVIVAAFGGGAMLSKLSNVTVPILWSERATMVSAFYGAQAIFGGLPVTQKLTRTYSPQFASGMGFITDKIRLQYTVPEDAGINSNNLTGIDDIAREAIAEHATPGCVVLVAKDGKVIFNKAYGYHTYDKTIPDRITDIFDLASMTKITATTMEAMKLTDEGKLSLEGTVGDYIPLARKSNKNDLLIRELLMHQAGLIPDIKTFEKVKPADHSTDSSAAYPTRVSDHYFLRKDYYKEVMLPDMLNSPLKTRGQYVYSDVSMLLMKEVVESITSIPENVYVQQQFYGPLGMQTAGFLPLNRFSADRIPPTENDQEYRQSLLDGYVHDPTAAMMGGVAGHAGLFADANDVAIIYQMMLNRGTYGGVQYFKPEVVDLFTSKQSAVSRRGLGFDRWDPIADRHYPSKLASPQTYGHTGFTGTCIWVDPKSNLVYVFLSNRVHPDAGNKLGSLNIRPRIQDVVYEAIAKGMGM; encoded by the coding sequence CCGCACCACCTACTGGTCAGGCTTATGTTAACGAACAACGACTGGTTGAGCATTCAACAGTTTTATTTAACAACAGCAAATACCTGGTACCGCTGAAAGATCTTGATCAGTTAAAGATAGCAAGCGTTCACTTCTCCAACCAGTATGCCGCCCCTTTTGATAGCTTGCTTAATAAATACAGCAAGGTAGATGCATTTGACGGCAACGCTTACACAGGTGCCAAAACCTTGGTCGACCTGTCATCCGATCTGAAATGGTATAATACCATTATACTCCAGCTAACTGATGCCGATCTGAACAATCCGCAGATCATGGATTTTATAACCAGCAACCAAAAACTAAAAAATGTAATAGTCGCCGCATTTGGTGGCGGTGCTATGCTGAGTAAACTAAGCAATGTTACCGTTCCTATTTTATGGAGCGAACGGGCAACGATGGTTTCGGCCTTTTATGGCGCTCAAGCCATTTTTGGCGGCTTGCCTGTTACCCAGAAGCTCACCCGTACCTATTCACCGCAGTTTGCCTCGGGAATGGGTTTTATTACCGATAAAATAAGGTTGCAATATACCGTGCCCGAAGATGCAGGTATCAACTCCAATAACCTTACCGGCATTGATGATATTGCCCGCGAAGCCATAGCCGAGCATGCAACCCCCGGCTGTGTGGTGCTGGTAGCCAAGGATGGTAAGGTAATATTTAACAAAGCCTATGGTTACCATACTTATGACAAAACCATCCCCGACCGTATAACAGATATATTTGACCTGGCCTCCATGACCAAAATAACCGCTACCACCATGGAAGCGATGAAGCTTACCGACGAGGGCAAGTTAAGTTTGGAGGGTACCGTTGGCGACTATATTCCATTGGCCCGCAAAAGCAATAAAAATGATTTGCTGATACGTGAGCTGCTGATGCACCAGGCCGGGCTGATACCCGATATTAAGACCTTTGAAAAGGTAAAACCTGCAGATCATAGTACCGATTCATCGGCAGCTTACCCGACGCGGGTATCGGATCACTATTTTTTAAGAAAGGATTATTATAAGGAAGTAATGCTGCCCGATATGCTGAACTCCCCGCTTAAAACAAGAGGGCAGTATGTGTACAGTGATGTGAGTATGCTACTGATGAAAGAGGTGGTGGAAAGCATTACCTCTATACCCGAAAATGTATACGTACAGCAGCAGTTTTACGGGCCGCTGGGTATGCAAACAGCAGGCTTTTTACCACTGAACCGCTTTAGTGCCGACCGCATACCTCCAACAGAGAACGACCAGGAGTACCGCCAGAGCCTGCTTGATGGCTATGTGCATGACCCAACCGCCGCCATGATGGGTGGAGTTGCAGGTCACGCCGGTTTGTTTGCCGATGCCAACGACGTGGCCATTATTTACCAGATGATGCTTAACCGGGGCACTTATGGTGGCGTTCAGTATTTTAAACCCGAAGTGGTTGACCTGTTTACTTCCAAGCAATCGGCGGTGAGCCGCCGTGGGCTGGGTTTTGACCGCTGGGACCCAATTGCCGACAGGCATTATCCCTCAAAACTGGCCTCTCCGCAAACGTACGGCCATACTGGTTTCACGGGCACCTGTATATGGGTTGACCCGAAAAGCAACCTGGTATATGTATTTTTGAGTAACCGTGTACATCCGGATGCCGGCAACAAACTGGGCAGCCTTAACATCAGGCCGCGGATACAGGATGTGGTTTATGAAGCGATAGCTAAGGGAATGGGGATGTGA